In the Streptomyces sp. SJL17-4 genome, CGCCCCGCCACGGGCTTCAGCTCCGCCCCCGGCAGCGCCGCCACCAGCGTCTTCGCCGAGCGGTCCCAGCGCGGGTCGTACTCCACCAGCGTCCGCGCCCGCTCCTTCCCGGTCCCGGTCATCGGCGTCCGGGTGGTGTCGAAGCCGGTCCCGCGCAGCGCGTCGTCGACCTTCCGGCCGAGCCCGTCCGTCCGGGTCCCGTTGTAGACCTGCACCCGCACGGTCCGCGGTGCCACGTCCACGACCACGGCCCTCGGCGCCTTCGCCGAGGACGGGGAGCCCGGCTTCGACGCGGCCAGCGGCCGGTCCTCCCGCAGCGCCTGGAACAGCTTCTGCGCCTTCGCCGCGTCCCACTTCACCGTCGACCCGATCCCCTTCACGGGAAAGCTCATGTCCCCGATCGGCACGGACACGAACTCCGACGACGAAGGCGTGAAGCCCCGCATCGCCTTGGACAGGGCGAGCAGCTGATCCGTACCGAAGTCCTCGTCGGCCCGGACGGAGCTCAGCATCGTCGTGGCGACCTCACGGAACCGCACCGGGTTGAACAGCACCCCGCCACTCGTGATCCGTTCGACCAGCGCCGCCAGGAACCGCTGCTGCCGCTGCATCCGCCCGATGTCCGCGGCCCCGTCGATGTGCCGGGAGCGGACGTACTGCAGCGCCTGCCCGCCGTCCAGCTCGTGGGTGCCGGCCGGCAGGTCGAGCCCGGTGTAGGAGTCCTTGACCGCCCGGGTCGTACAGATCTGCACCCCGCCGACCGCGTCCACCGTCCGCATGAAGCTGGTGAAGTCGACCTCCAGATAGTGGTCGATCTTGACGCCGGTCATCGACTCGACGGTCCGTACGGTCAGCGAGGGCCCGCCCTCCGCGTACGCCGCGTTCAGCTTCACCGGATGCGCCTGGTGCTTCCTGCCCGTGGTGACATCGGTGTGCTCGGGCATCTCGGCGTACGAGTCACGGGGCAGGCTCACCACGCTCGCCCGCTCCCGGTCCTGCGAGATGTGGACGAGCATCACCGTGTCGGTGCAGTGACAGGGCGCCCCGCCCAGCCGGTACTTCGCCTTCTCCTCGGGGGTGATCCGGTCCCGGCCGTCGGTGCCGACGACGAGGACGTTCATCCCGTGCCCGGCCTGCGGCCGGTTCTTCATGTCCTTGAAGGGGTCGACCCGGGTGATCCCGGTGTCGAGGCCGGTCACCAGCGCATGCCCGATCCCACCCGCCGCGAGCACCGTCACGGACAGCGCCGTCGCCATCCGCATCCCCCACCGGGGGCGCCTCCGCCGCCGGCGGACCGGCGCGGAACGGGCGGCGGGCCGGGGACGGGGCGTGCGGGGCGGTGTGGGCACGGACGGACACCTCCGCGGGTGTGACAAAGGGAACCGTGAGCACGGTAGGCCCATACGATCAGCGCAAGGCAGCACCACCCGGGCGGCACGCCCGCTGTCCCCCGTTCGCGGTAACGTGGCGGGCAAAACCGCTGTCTTCCGGGGGGCGACCCCCGAACCCCCGAGGAACCATGCTGCCCCCCGTCTCCGTGATCATGCCGGTCCTCAACGAGGAGCGGTATCTGCGCACCTCGGTTCGTCACATCCTGGAGCAGGAGTACGACGGCGAGATGGAGGTGGTGATCGCGCTCGGGCCGTCCACGGACCGCACCGACGAGATCGCCGCCGAACTCGTCGCCGAGACCGCGTCCGATCCCCGTGCCCGCGTCACGACCGTCCCGAACCCCACGGGCCGTACGCCCGCCGCGCTCAACGCGGCGATCAAGGCCTCGCGTCACCCGATCGTGGTGCGGGTGGACGGTCACGGCATGCTCTCCCCGAACTACATCGCCACGGCCGTCCGGCTCCTGGAGGAGACCGGCGCGCAGAACGTCGGCGGTGTCATGCACGCCGAGGGGGAGAACGCCTGGGAGGACGCGGTCGCCGCCGCGATGACCTCGAAGATCGGCGTCGGCAACGCCGCCTTCCACACGGGCGGCGAGGCGGGCCCCGCCGAGACCGTCTACCTGGGTGTGTTCCGGCGCGAGGCGCTCGAACAGCAGGGCGGCTACAACGTGGAGTTCATCCGCGCCCAGGACTGGGAGCTGAACTTCCGCATCCGCGAGGCCGGCGGCCTGATCTGGTTCTCGCCCGAGCTGCGCGTCCAGTACCGCCCGCGGCCCAGCGTCCGCGCGCTGGCCAAGCAGTACAAGGACTACGGCCGCTGGCGCCACGTCGTGGCCCGCTACCACCAGGGCTCGATCAACCTCCGCTACCTGGCCCCGCCGACCGCCGTGTGCGCCATCGCCGCGGGCCTGGTCGTGGGCGCCGTCCTCACTCCGCTGGGCTTCGTGATCCCGGCCGGCTACCTCGCGGCGATCACGGCCGGCTCGCTCCCCGCGGGCAAGGGCCTCTCGCTGAAGGCCCGCCTCCAGATCCCGGTGGCACTCGCGACGATGCACATGTCGTGGGGGTACGGCTTCCTGACGAGCCCCCGCTCGCTGGCGAAGAAGGTCATCGCGAGCCGCCGCCCGGCGGTCCTGGCCGGCGAGTCCGAGACGGTCTGACGACTCCCGTACGAGAACGGCGGCCGGGCCCCGAAAGGGACCCGGCCGCCGTTCTGTCACGACGCGGGGGAGGGGGTCAGCTCTTCCCGTCCCACTTGTAGACCGAGTAGATGCTCATGCAGGTCTCCTTGTCGTCGGCGCCCTCGGGCAGGTCGCCCTCGACGGCCGTCGGCTTCTTGTACGTGGTGCCCTCGCGCCAGTCCGCGCCGACGACCAGGGTGATGCCCTTGGCCTCGGGATCGGACCGTACGGCCGAGTCGGGGAGCCCGAGCGCCTTCGCCACGGAGAGCGCGTTCGCCTTGCCCTGGTCGGCGTCCGCCTTCGGGTAGGCGACGACGGTGTCCTTGCGGCCCCCGCTCTCCTGGGTGGAGTCGGCCTGCGCGAAGCCCTTGCCCCGGAGGGCCTCGGCCATGTCGCCGGCCCGGCCCTCGACTGCCGCCTCGCCGCCGCCGTCGGTGCCGTTGACGACGGTCACGGGGAAGGAACCGGGAGCCTCGGCCGTCGTCTTCGGCTTGGGGGAGGCGGTGGCCTTCGGCTTCGCCTTGGCGCCGGACTTGTCACCGTTCTTGTCGAAGGCGACGTCGTCGCGGAGCATCGCCCACATCTTGTCGGCGGCGGACGGCCGAAGCTGGAGCCACGCGTCGGGGTTCGGCGCGTACGGGTCGGTCGGGACCGTCGCCGTCGTCAGACGGTCGATCTTCACGTTCTTGAGCTGCATCGACAGATCGAAGAGCTTCTTCACCGTGTCGAGGTCCTGCGAGACCTCGAGGGACTTCGTGGCGGTCTCGGCCAGGCCCATCAGCCGGCCGGTGTCGGTCCAGGCGTTCTGGGCCTGGAGCTTCTTCATCATCCCGTTCATGTACATGTGCTGGGCCTTGGCGCGGTTCTGGTCGCTGCCGAAGGCGTGCCGGGTGCGCAGCCACTGGAGCGCCTGCTCGCCCTTGACCTCGGTGGTGCCCTTCGGCAGCTTCAGGCCGGAGCCGCCCTTCACCCGGGCGGTGGACTTGTCGTGCACACCGGTCTTCACGCAGACGGGCACACCGCCGACCTCGTCCGCCATGGCCACGACACCGGCGAAGTCGACCATCAGCCAGTGGTCGATGTAGACCCCGGTGAGGCTCTCCCAGGTGGTGAGCGTGCAGCCGGGACCGCCGCGCTGGAGCGACTCGTTGATGGGCCGGTTCGTGGTGGCGGGGTAGGGCGTGCCGTCGTCGCCCTTGCACTCGGGGATCTTGACGACGGTGTCGCGCGGGATGGAGATGAGCGAGGCGTTCTCGCGGTCCGCCGAGACGTGCAGCAGCATCTGCACGTCGGCGAGCGGCTTGCGGTCCTTGTCGTTCCGGCCGCCGCCCAGGGCGATGTTCTTCTCGTCCTCGCGGCTGTCGGAGCCGATGAGGAGGATGTTGAGCGGGG is a window encoding:
- a CDS encoding LCP family protein, encoding MRMATALSVTVLAAGGIGHALVTGLDTGITRVDPFKDMKNRPQAGHGMNVLVVGTDGRDRITPEEKAKYRLGGAPCHCTDTVMLVHISQDRERASVVSLPRDSYAEMPEHTDVTTGRKHQAHPVKLNAAYAEGGPSLTVRTVESMTGVKIDHYLEVDFTSFMRTVDAVGGVQICTTRAVKDSYTGLDLPAGTHELDGGQALQYVRSRHIDGAADIGRMQRQQRFLAALVERITSGGVLFNPVRFREVATTMLSSVRADEDFGTDQLLALSKAMRGFTPSSSEFVSVPIGDMSFPVKGIGSTVKWDAAKAQKLFQALREDRPLAASKPGSPSSAKAPRAVVVDVAPRTVRVQVYNGTRTDGLGRKVDDALRGTGFDTTRTPMTGTGKERARTLVEYDPRWDRSAKTLVAALPGAELKPVAGRGGTLRVTVGADYKGVTAVRAEEAGRAGPFEAVTGDRVVCP
- a CDS encoding glycosyltransferase family 2 protein, producing the protein MLPPVSVIMPVLNEERYLRTSVRHILEQEYDGEMEVVIALGPSTDRTDEIAAELVAETASDPRARVTTVPNPTGRTPAALNAAIKASRHPIVVRVDGHGMLSPNYIATAVRLLEETGAQNVGGVMHAEGENAWEDAVAAAMTSKIGVGNAAFHTGGEAGPAETVYLGVFRREALEQQGGYNVEFIRAQDWELNFRIREAGGLIWFSPELRVQYRPRPSVRALAKQYKDYGRWRHVVARYHQGSINLRYLAPPTAVCAIAAGLVVGAVLTPLGFVIPAGYLAAITAGSLPAGKGLSLKARLQIPVALATMHMSWGYGFLTSPRSLAKKVIASRRPAVLAGESETV
- a CDS encoding LCP family protein; the encoded protein is MGQNSVRGEGTRGRVPRARELGWDDELYDAGAATGAAQADAPEETDAGAASGTTTRAERRRGAGNGSGNGADGRAGHRRGGSRRRAKKAGKHKVLRWVAITLAVLILGTAGAGYLYYEHLNGNIRSGDRAGGSSGVKKAAPNALGDTPLNILLIGSDSREDEKNIALGGGRNDKDRKPLADVQMLLHVSADRENASLISIPRDTVVKIPECKGDDGTPYPATTNRPINESLQRGGPGCTLTTWESLTGVYIDHWLMVDFAGVVAMADEVGGVPVCVKTGVHDKSTARVKGGSGLKLPKGTTEVKGEQALQWLRTRHAFGSDQNRAKAQHMYMNGMMKKLQAQNAWTDTGRLMGLAETATKSLEVSQDLDTVKKLFDLSMQLKNVKIDRLTTATVPTDPYAPNPDAWLQLRPSAADKMWAMLRDDVAFDKNGDKSGAKAKPKATASPKPKTTAEAPGSFPVTVVNGTDGGGEAAVEGRAGDMAEALRGKGFAQADSTQESGGRKDTVVAYPKADADQGKANALSVAKALGLPDSAVRSDPEAKGITLVVGADWREGTTYKKPTAVEGDLPEGADDKETCMSIYSVYKWDGKS